From a region of the Janthinobacterium sp. 61 genome:
- a CDS encoding phasin family protein encodes MFPLPEQISSAAKSQLESQLQIFSTVTSKVFESAEKIIALNLNAGKAALSHTAETAQHLLETQDPRDFFSYSTSQAQPNIASLLAYSRQLFGIASSTQAELLASAKARLDAAAPAAIPAPAAAKPALAVAAPVATPAPAPAPAPAAAPAPVAAKPAEVAKPAAKAVPAPAAVAAPAAKPAAAPAKVAEKVADKPAVKAVEAKPAAKPETAKPAPAPAAAPAKAAAPAPAKPAAKPFPSSKPVAKPASAAGKTVAQVAVKPAAKPLAKVAPKGMPSKQLDMLRGGKGSGRK; translated from the coding sequence ATGTTTCCGCTTCCAGAACAAATTTCCAGCGCCGCCAAATCGCAACTGGAAAGCCAGCTGCAAATCTTCAGCACAGTGACCAGCAAAGTCTTCGAAAGTGCCGAGAAAATCATCGCCCTGAACCTGAACGCAGGCAAGGCCGCCCTGTCGCACACGGCGGAAACGGCCCAGCACCTGCTGGAAACGCAAGACCCGCGCGACTTCTTCAGCTACAGCACCAGCCAGGCGCAACCGAATATCGCCAGCCTGCTGGCCTACAGCCGCCAGCTGTTCGGCATCGCCTCGAGCACCCAGGCTGAATTGCTGGCCTCGGCCAAAGCCCGCCTCGATGCGGCCGCGCCTGCAGCCATTCCAGCCCCGGCAGCGGCCAAGCCGGCGCTGGCCGTCGCCGCCCCCGTTGCTACCCCTGCACCAGCGCCTGCACCTGCGCCAGCAGCGGCACCTGCGCCCGTTGCCGCCAAGCCTGCCGAAGTAGCCAAGCCTGCCGCCAAGGCAGTGCCCGCCCCCGCCGCTGTTGCTGCGCCAGCAGCCAAGCCAGCGGCAGCGCCTGCAAAAGTTGCCGAGAAGGTTGCCGACAAACCCGCAGTTAAAGCGGTCGAAGCCAAGCCAGCGGCCAAGCCTGAAACGGCCAAGCCCGCACCGGCGCCTGCCGCCGCGCCAGCGAAGGCCGCCGCCCCCGCCCCCGCCAAGCCGGCTGCCAAACCATTTCCATCGAGCAAACCGGTCGCCAAACCGGCCAGCGCCGCCGGCAAGACTGTGGCCCAAGTAGCCGTCAAGCCAGCCGCCAAGCCGTTGGCCAAGGTTGCACCCAAGGGCATGCCATCGAAACAGCTCGATATGCTGCGCGGCGGCAAAGGCAGCGGCCGCAAGTAA
- a CDS encoding ATP-binding cassette domain-containing protein: MSLSRLIAGFVRQHWPAYAAAAVMLTGVATLTVWIPRRVGAIIDALAAHRMTTNELWLELLTLLAVGVVIYFLRVGWRITLFKAAYQLGVMLRTRFYTRMSQQGAAFYQNQRTGDLMALATNDIDAIEMAAGEAMLAGFDGTLTLLMVLGVMLLGVDWRLACIALLPFPLMGLAFWRISSHIHTASTDSLQRFSALNDHVQESLSGVRTLRALGLEERSSKQFSTLAGHAANASLTAQRWEAAYEPAVGLTLTAATALTLGLGGYLVWQDQLTIGALTSFSMYLGQLIWPMFAAGWVLSLIERGRAAWQRLQPMLDAPLAIDDHGSIATLTPGPLQLTDIGFAYAGQTAPALSGISLRLQPGQTLGLVGPTGSGKSTLLRVLLRQVTPQAGTATWNGQPLDAYTLHALRAAISWVPQESFLFSATIADNIALARPGATREEVERAAQLADIHADILQFPDGYQTHVGEKGITLSGGQRQRVAIARALLADNGLLLLDDALSAVDTGTETRILQHLEELRARRPERSAIIASHRLSAVVNADLILVLRDGHVTETGNHDALMQRDGWYASQWRYQQLEASLDAI, encoded by the coding sequence ATGAGTTTATCGAGGCTCATCGCCGGCTTCGTGCGTCAGCATTGGCCGGCGTATGCCGCTGCCGCCGTCATGCTGACCGGCGTGGCAACACTGACCGTCTGGATCCCCCGCCGCGTGGGCGCCATCATCGACGCGCTGGCCGCACACCGCATGACGACGAACGAACTGTGGCTTGAGCTGCTGACCCTGCTCGCCGTGGGCGTCGTCATCTACTTCCTGCGCGTGGGCTGGCGCATCACCCTGTTCAAGGCGGCCTACCAGCTGGGCGTGATGCTGCGTACGCGCTTCTACACGCGCATGTCGCAGCAGGGCGCGGCGTTCTACCAGAACCAGCGCACGGGCGACCTGATGGCGCTGGCGACGAACGACATCGACGCCATCGAAATGGCCGCCGGTGAAGCCATGCTGGCCGGCTTCGACGGCACCTTGACCTTGCTGATGGTGCTGGGCGTCATGCTGCTGGGCGTGGACTGGCGCCTGGCCTGCATCGCCCTCTTGCCCTTCCCCCTGATGGGACTGGCCTTCTGGCGCATTTCCAGCCATATCCACACGGCGTCCACGGATTCATTACAGCGCTTTTCCGCGCTGAACGACCATGTGCAGGAATCGCTGTCGGGCGTGCGTACCCTGCGCGCGCTGGGCCTGGAAGAGCGCAGCAGCAAGCAGTTCTCCACCCTGGCCGGCCATGCAGCCAACGCCAGCCTGACGGCGCAGCGCTGGGAAGCGGCGTATGAACCGGCCGTCGGCCTGACCCTGACGGCAGCCACGGCGCTGACCCTGGGCCTGGGCGGCTACCTCGTGTGGCAAGACCAGCTGACCATCGGTGCGCTGACGAGCTTTTCCATGTATCTGGGACAGTTGATCTGGCCCATGTTCGCCGCCGGCTGGGTGCTGTCGTTGATAGAACGGGGGCGCGCCGCCTGGCAGCGCTTGCAGCCCATGCTCGACGCGCCGCTCGCCATCGACGACCATGGCAGCATCGCCACCCTCACGCCCGGCCCCCTGCAGCTGACGGACATCGGCTTCGCCTACGCGGGACAGACTGCGCCTGCGCTCTCCGGCATCTCGCTGCGTTTGCAGCCGGGCCAGACCCTGGGCCTGGTTGGCCCCACGGGCAGCGGCAAGTCGACCCTGCTGCGCGTGCTGCTGCGCCAGGTGACGCCGCAAGCGGGCACGGCCACGTGGAATGGACAGCCGCTGGACGCCTACACCTTGCATGCGTTGCGCGCGGCCATCAGCTGGGTGCCGCAGGAATCGTTCCTGTTCTCCGCCACCATCGCCGACAATATCGCCCTGGCCCGCCCCGGCGCCACGCGCGAGGAAGTGGAACGGGCGGCGCAGCTGGCCGACATCCATGCCGATATTTTGCAATTCCCCGATGGCTATCAGACGCACGTGGGCGAGAAAGGCATTACCCTGTCCGGCGGCCAGCGCCAGCGCGTGGCGATTGCCCGGGCCCTGCTGGCCGACAACGGCTTGCTGCTGCTCGACGATGCCCTGTCCGCCGTCGACACGGGCACGGAAACGCGCATCCTGCAGCATCTGGAAGAACTGCGCGCGCGCCGCCCCGAGCGCAGCGCCATCATCGCCAGCCACCGGCTGAGCGCCGTCGTCAACGCGGACCTGATCCTGGTGCTGCGCGATGGCCACGTCACGGAAACGGGCAACCACGACGCGCTGATGCAGCGCGACGGCTGGTATGCCAGCCAGTGGCGCTATCAACAACTGGAGGCCAGCCTCGATGCCATCTAA
- a CDS encoding ABC transporter ATP-binding protein, protein MPSKTDQATTTATQSVRRQAVQAIGLLRRAAAPDLRHLYWATFWLILAAALEVTGPILGKALIDQHLLPRHLDWTRMALLLGGCLLTGWVASGLRYLQLVRLSGLAMRSVQRLRETVYQHVLRLPMAFFDRAITGQLVSRVTNDTEAVKSLYVQVLFVILDSSIVLVGTMAAMAFLDWRLMLIVLALLPAVLVIVFLYQRWSAPAVTRARALRSEINGQIAESIGGMSVLQANNAERRFGTRFTGINQDHYTARMQELRANAWLLRPALDMLNIVLLAVVIFSFGRREMGAVEVGVLYAFISYIARVIEPLIQITMQFSQLQQSVVATARVSALLDETQALEHAQGRETPALRQTKADIDLPAVDIKNLTFAYVENQPVLHDLSLSIPQGAFFGIVGHTGSGKSTLLSLLLRFYPVTQGSIAINGVALDSIDNEHFRADVGLVPQDPFLLAASARENIDMGRGYTQVQIETAARAAHAHDFIAALEHGYDTPLGEGGSRLSSGQKQLIAIARALAGQPRILLLDEATSRIDSQTEQIVQLALNELRGKVTIIAIAHRLSTIREADRIIVLNHGRITEAGPHEALMQIDGGLYQRLYLLQQLAQ, encoded by the coding sequence ATGCCATCTAAGACCGACCAAGCCACCACCACCGCCACGCAATCCGTGCGCCGCCAGGCCGTGCAAGCCATCGGCCTGCTGCGCCGCGCCGCCGCGCCCGACCTGCGCCATTTGTACTGGGCCACGTTCTGGCTGATCCTCGCCGCCGCGCTGGAAGTGACGGGCCCCATCCTGGGCAAGGCCCTGATCGACCAGCATCTGCTGCCGCGCCACCTGGACTGGACGCGCATGGCGCTGCTGCTGGGCGGCTGCCTGCTGACGGGCTGGGTCGCCTCCGGCCTGCGCTACCTGCAACTGGTGCGCCTGTCCGGCCTGGCCATGCGCTCGGTGCAGCGCCTGCGCGAAACCGTCTACCAGCACGTGCTGCGCCTGCCCATGGCCTTCTTCGACCGCGCCATCACGGGCCAGCTGGTCAGCCGCGTCACGAATGACACGGAGGCGGTGAAATCGCTGTACGTGCAGGTGCTGTTCGTCATCCTCGACAGCTCCATCGTCCTGGTCGGCACCATGGCTGCCATGGCCTTCCTCGACTGGCGCTTGATGCTGATCGTGCTGGCCCTGCTGCCGGCCGTGCTGGTCATCGTCTTCCTGTACCAGCGCTGGAGCGCGCCCGCCGTCACGCGCGCGCGCGCCCTGCGCAGCGAGATCAATGGGCAGATCGCCGAATCGATCGGCGGCATGAGCGTACTGCAGGCGAATAATGCGGAACGCCGCTTCGGCACACGCTTCACGGGCATCAACCAGGACCACTACACGGCACGCATGCAGGAATTGCGCGCCAACGCCTGGCTGCTGCGCCCCGCGCTCGACATGCTCAACATCGTGCTGCTGGCCGTGGTCATCTTCAGCTTCGGCCGGCGCGAGATGGGCGCCGTGGAAGTGGGCGTGCTGTATGCGTTCATCAGCTACATCGCGCGCGTGATCGAGCCCTTGATCCAGATCACCATGCAGTTCAGCCAGCTGCAGCAGTCGGTGGTGGCCACGGCGCGCGTCTCGGCCCTGCTGGATGAAACGCAGGCGCTCGAACATGCACAGGGAAGGGAAACACCGGCCCTGCGGCAGACGAAAGCGGACATCGACCTGCCCGCCGTCGACATCAAGAACCTGACCTTCGCCTACGTGGAAAACCAGCCCGTGCTGCACGACCTGTCGCTGAGCATACCGCAAGGCGCTTTCTTCGGCATCGTCGGCCACACGGGCAGCGGCAAGTCGACTTTGCTGTCACTGCTGCTGCGCTTTTACCCCGTCACGCAGGGCAGCATCGCCATCAATGGCGTCGCCCTCGACAGCATCGACAACGAGCATTTCCGAGCCGACGTGGGCCTGGTGCCGCAAGATCCCTTCCTGCTGGCCGCTTCGGCGCGCGAAAACATCGACATGGGGCGCGGCTACACGCAGGTGCAGATCGAAACGGCGGCGCGCGCCGCGCATGCGCACGACTTCATCGCCGCGCTGGAACACGGCTACGATACGCCGCTGGGCGAAGGCGGCTCGCGCCTGTCGTCGGGGCAGAAGCAGCTGATCGCGATTGCCCGCGCGCTGGCCGGCCAGCCGCGCATCCTGCTGCTGGACGAAGCGACGTCGCGCATCGATAGCCAGACGGAACAGATCGTGCAGCTGGCCCTGAATGAATTGCGCGGCAAGGTCACCATCATCGCCATCGCCCACCGCCTGTCGACCATCCGCGAGGCCGACCGGATCATCGTACTCAACCATGGCCGCATCACGGAAGCGGGGCCGCACGAGGCCTTGATGCAGATCGATGGCGGCTTGTACCAGCGCCTGTATCTGCTGCAGCAGCTGGCGCAATAG
- a CDS encoding GGDEF domain-containing protein produces the protein MACLLAPAAQAQAQVQVHVGNLEQHIAAVREDGRFVPTRALQRLQEVETQARSAPLPVRAEFLTQLSTVRMRLGQNDLAMQLAEELIAYARQNKNDVALAKGILSKAYITFALNERRASHLLAFEAEKIANRTDDLPVRVQATISAGQSWAEEGNFPFALAKLQAAVDLARQSNSPSSLAAALNALTLLYTQMREYDKGFEVLDELLAVSSTLESPGRMAQAKNTEYGLALDARQPQRGQRALLAALALERQLGASGMVAVTLVNLSDSYLKEGDYARALRYAYEAITAGRLVNNEQVEATARLNIGQALIGQGRLQEGKQSVATGLAYYERTANQPDMQAVLLEYGMALEKAGDMRGAVTAYHRERGISNLLFEKQRQKAVYELQEKYEAEKKQRQIELLSRENQLKSTEIDNRRLQQRVWWLLALVLAMASVIVGLLYRKVRHANVQLNVKNQELKRQSSRDPLTALYNRRHFQEFMRSHAGKPLPAYGDADVVGALFLLDVDHFKHINDRYGHAAGDLVLTTIAETLHDVLRETDMIVRWGGEEFLAFLPAVSRDGLDDIARRILNGMAAQVIHYQGQAIQVHVSVGFAPYPLAPLGRPLTWERSVNLIDMALYLAKAHGRNRAYGLRGFRQVERTTLEAVEQDLERAWRDGYVDLSVVLGGTDGMDSTNTGTTAHGRPAGASDGVAAAAIT, from the coding sequence TTGGCCTGCCTGCTGGCGCCTGCCGCCCAGGCCCAGGCCCAGGTCCAAGTCCATGTCGGCAACCTTGAGCAGCATATTGCCGCCGTGCGCGAAGATGGCCGCTTCGTGCCCACGCGCGCCCTGCAGCGCCTGCAAGAGGTGGAAACGCAGGCGCGCAGCGCGCCCCTGCCAGTGCGCGCGGAATTCCTTACCCAACTGAGCACCGTGCGCATGCGCCTGGGGCAGAATGACCTCGCCATGCAGCTGGCCGAGGAACTGATCGCCTACGCCCGCCAGAACAAGAACGACGTGGCGCTGGCCAAGGGCATACTCAGCAAGGCCTACATCACGTTTGCCCTGAACGAACGCCGCGCCTCGCACCTGCTGGCCTTCGAAGCGGAAAAGATCGCCAACCGCACGGACGACCTGCCCGTACGCGTGCAGGCCACCATCAGCGCGGGGCAATCGTGGGCCGAGGAAGGCAATTTCCCTTTTGCGCTGGCCAAACTGCAGGCAGCCGTGGACCTGGCGCGCCAGAGCAATTCTCCCTCCAGCCTGGCCGCCGCCCTGAATGCCCTCACCCTGCTGTACACGCAGATGCGCGAGTACGACAAAGGCTTCGAAGTGCTCGACGAGCTGCTGGCCGTATCAAGCACCCTCGAATCGCCGGGCCGCATGGCGCAGGCGAAAAATACGGAATACGGGCTGGCGCTCGACGCGCGGCAGCCGCAACGGGGCCAGCGCGCCCTGCTGGCGGCCCTGGCGCTGGAACGCCAGCTGGGCGCCAGCGGCATGGTGGCCGTTACCCTCGTCAACCTGTCGGACAGCTACCTGAAAGAAGGCGACTACGCGCGCGCCCTGCGCTATGCGTATGAAGCCATCACGGCGGGGCGCTTGGTCAACAATGAACAGGTGGAGGCGACGGCGCGCCTGAACATCGGCCAGGCCCTGATTGGCCAGGGACGCTTGCAGGAAGGCAAGCAAAGCGTGGCCACGGGCCTGGCCTACTACGAACGCACGGCCAACCAGCCGGACATGCAGGCCGTGCTGCTGGAATACGGCATGGCGCTGGAAAAGGCCGGTGACATGCGGGGCGCCGTCACGGCGTATCACCGCGAGCGGGGCATTTCCAACCTGCTGTTCGAGAAGCAGCGGCAAAAAGCCGTGTACGAATTGCAAGAAAAATATGAGGCGGAAAAGAAACAGCGCCAGATCGAACTGCTCAGCCGCGAGAACCAGCTCAAGAGCACCGAGATCGACAACCGCCGCCTGCAGCAGCGCGTATGGTGGCTGCTGGCGCTGGTGCTGGCCATGGCGTCCGTCATCGTCGGCTTGCTGTACCGCAAGGTGCGCCACGCGAACGTGCAGCTGAACGTCAAGAACCAGGAACTCAAGCGCCAGAGCTCGCGCGACCCGCTGACGGCCTTGTACAACCGCCGCCATTTCCAGGAATTCATGCGCAGCCATGCGGGCAAGCCGCTGCCTGCCTATGGCGACGCCGATGTCGTGGGCGCGCTGTTCCTGCTCGATGTCGACCATTTCAAGCACATCAACGACCGTTACGGCCACGCAGCGGGCGACCTGGTGCTGACGACGATCGCCGAAACCTTGCACGACGTGTTGCGCGAAACGGACATGATCGTGCGCTGGGGCGGCGAGGAATTCCTCGCCTTCCTGCCAGCCGTCTCGCGCGACGGACTCGACGATATCGCGCGGCGCATCCTCAACGGCATGGCGGCACAGGTCATCCATTACCAGGGACAGGCCATCCAGGTGCACGTGTCCGTGGGCTTTGCGCCCTATCCGCTGGCGCCTCTGGGAAGGCCGCTCACGTGGGAACGCAGTGTCAACCTGATCGACATGGCGCTGTATCTGGCCAAGGCGCACGGGCGCAACCGGGCGTATGGCTTGCGCGGTTTCCGGCAGGTGGAAAGAACGACCCTGGAAGCGGTGGAGCAAGACCTGGAACGCGCGTGGCGCGACGGCTATG